A portion of the Eubacterium maltosivorans genome contains these proteins:
- a CDS encoding aminopeptidase codes for MQKENLQKLAKLAVRIGVNIQKDQNLVVNSPIECNAFARALAEEAYKAGARDVSINYSDEKFSKIRYTYADLDVFKEVPDWFVAKQNAVVEKGSAMISVYADDPDLLKDVDPEKIKTASAAIQSATEAYHMAMMNNECRWCVVSVPTVGWATKVFPGVEPETAVDMLWDSIFKATRADQDDPVAAWHQFNKSFEDKTRFLNNSQFVKFIYKNSLGTDIEVGMPENHIWAGGSEKAADGVEFFPNIPTEEVFSAPHKDKVNGTLVSSHPLVYNGQLIDNFSLTFKDGKVVSYQAETGEEALKNLVEASEGSNYLGEISFVPYHSPISNMDILFYNTLFDENASCHFALGAAYPTCVKDGSSMSVDELKKAGLNYSTTHVDFMVGTEDLSITGIQADGTEVPIFVNGDWAI; via the coding sequence ATGCAGAAAGAAAATTTACAAAAGCTGGCTAAACTGGCTGTCCGCATTGGCGTCAACATTCAAAAAGACCAGAACCTGGTCGTCAATTCCCCCATCGAGTGCAACGCGTTCGCCAGAGCCCTGGCCGAAGAAGCCTACAAGGCCGGCGCCAGAGACGTCAGCATCAATTACAGCGACGAAAAATTCAGCAAAATCCGCTATACATACGCCGACCTCGACGTGTTTAAAGAAGTGCCCGACTGGTTCGTGGCCAAGCAGAACGCCGTGGTCGAAAAAGGCTCAGCCATGATCTCTGTCTACGCCGACGACCCCGACCTCCTGAAGGACGTCGACCCCGAAAAGATCAAAACCGCCTCAGCCGCCATCCAGAGCGCCACCGAAGCCTACCACATGGCTATGATGAACAACGAATGCCGCTGGTGTGTCGTCTCTGTGCCCACAGTCGGCTGGGCCACCAAGGTATTCCCCGGCGTCGAGCCCGAAACCGCTGTCGATATGCTCTGGGATTCCATCTTCAAGGCCACCCGGGCCGACCAGGACGACCCCGTTGCCGCCTGGCACCAGTTCAACAAAAGCTTTGAGGATAAAACCCGTTTCCTCAACAACAGCCAGTTCGTCAAATTCATCTATAAAAACAGCCTGGGCACCGACATTGAGGTCGGCATGCCCGAAAACCATATCTGGGCCGGCGGCAGTGAAAAAGCCGCAGACGGCGTCGAATTCTTCCCCAATATCCCCACCGAGGAAGTGTTCTCCGCCCCGCATAAGGACAAGGTCAACGGCACACTGGTCAGCTCCCATCCCCTCGTCTACAATGGCCAGCTCATCGACAATTTCTCACTGACCTTTAAAGACGGCAAGGTCGTAAGCTACCAGGCCGAAACCGGCGAAGAAGCCCTCAAAAACCTCGTCGAAGCCAGCGAAGGCTCCAATTACCTGGGTGAGATCTCCTTCGTTCCCTACCACTCCCCCATTTCCAATATGGATATCCTGTTTTACAATACCCTGTTCGACGAAAACGCCTCCTGCCACTTTGCCCTTGGAGCCGCCTATCCCACCTGTGTCAAAGACGGCTCCAGCATGAGCGTGGACGAGCTTAAAAAGGCTGGTCTCAACTATTCCACCACCCACGTTGATTTCATGGTCGGCACCGAAGACCTGAGCATTACCGGTATCCAGGCCGACGGCACCGAAGTGCCCATCTTTGTGAACGGCGACTGGGCCATCTAG
- a CDS encoding carboxylesterase/lipase family protein: protein MNLNFNMIPNAEAPLPPKPTIYPPCGPVTGVFRKNVTSYKGIPFAKPPVGPLRFRPPEPAPAWISPRECFEFSDKCLQFGGILADLPPMYSAVGKSEDCLYLNVWTPATEPGEKLPVYVYVHGGGFATGSGSELMFDGANMAGRGVVVVTFNYRLGAFGFLALGAMAEESGSIGNLGLLDQIQALKWVRENIEAFGGDPENITLGGESAGAFSVTGLLLSPLTRGLFHRAIVESGSILSIGAFCTRAKGNLAKSIAMGKDFAQIFGADDSPEGLEKLREAPAEAMAYLSMIKADRALPLRFSFWPVFDGVILPKDPIQALKNGDYNAVDLLIGYNTNEATLFFKSNNNFGSYQMMIYDLFGADNAPAVFERFPIEDERKAERQLEAIFTHTGFILGMRIIADYFADAGRSVFFYNFNYDPAILKIVGLDTAHSLELPFVFGNAIGKMRISKISILSDQMQTHWTNFMKTGNPNTGGEYKNMMFWPFYNTRTRQLMVFDKELSNKTMPDADTLDFLQNLLYGKKPYYL, encoded by the coding sequence ATGAATCTGAACTTTAACATGATCCCCAATGCAGAAGCTCCCCTGCCCCCCAAGCCCACCATCTATCCGCCCTGCGGCCCTGTGACCGGCGTTTTCCGGAAAAACGTCACCAGCTACAAGGGCATTCCCTTTGCCAAACCTCCGGTAGGCCCCCTGCGGTTCCGGCCGCCAGAGCCCGCCCCGGCCTGGATCAGCCCGCGCGAATGCTTTGAATTCAGCGATAAATGCCTCCAGTTCGGCGGCATTCTGGCCGACCTGCCGCCCATGTATAGCGCCGTCGGAAAAAGCGAGGACTGCCTGTACCTTAACGTCTGGACACCCGCCACCGAGCCCGGGGAAAAGCTCCCCGTTTATGTCTACGTCCACGGCGGCGGCTTTGCCACCGGTTCCGGTTCCGAGCTCATGTTCGACGGCGCCAATATGGCCGGGCGGGGCGTGGTGGTCGTCACCTTTAACTACCGCCTCGGCGCCTTCGGCTTTTTAGCCCTCGGGGCCATGGCAGAAGAATCCGGCAGCATCGGCAACCTCGGCCTCCTCGACCAGATTCAGGCGCTGAAGTGGGTGCGGGAAAACATCGAAGCCTTCGGCGGCGATCCCGAAAACATCACCCTGGGCGGCGAGTCCGCCGGCGCCTTCAGCGTGACCGGCCTGCTGCTCAGCCCGCTGACCAGGGGCCTGTTCCACCGGGCCATCGTCGAGAGCGGCTCCATCCTGTCCATCGGAGCCTTCTGCACCCGGGCCAAGGGCAACCTCGCAAAATCCATTGCCATGGGTAAAGACTTTGCCCAGATCTTCGGCGCAGACGACAGCCCAGAGGGGCTTGAAAAACTCCGGGAAGCACCGGCCGAGGCCATGGCCTACCTGTCCATGATCAAGGCCGACCGCGCCCTGCCCCTGCGTTTCTCCTTCTGGCCCGTATTCGACGGCGTCATCCTGCCAAAGGACCCCATACAGGCCCTGAAAAACGGCGACTACAACGCCGTCGATCTGCTCATCGGCTACAACACCAACGAGGCCACCCTGTTCTTCAAGAGCAACAACAACTTTGGCTCCTACCAGATGATGATCTATGATCTCTTCGGCGCCGACAACGCCCCCGCTGTGTTTGAGCGCTTCCCCATCGAGGACGAGCGCAAAGCCGAACGCCAGCTCGAAGCCATCTTTACCCACACCGGCTTTATCCTGGGCATGCGCATCATCGCCGACTACTTTGCCGACGCCGGGCGCAGCGTGTTTTTCTATAACTTTAACTATGATCCGGCCATTCTTAAAATTGTCGGGCTCGACACCGCCCACTCCCTGGAGCTGCCCTTTGTGTTCGGCAACGCCATCGGAAAAATGCGCATCAGCAAAATCAGCATCCTGTCCGACCAGATGCAGACCCACTGGACCAATTTTATGAAAACCGGCAACCCAAACACTGGCGGCGAGTACAAAAATATGATGTTCTGGCCTTTCTACAACACCAGAACCCGGCAGCTCATGGTTTTTGACAAGGAGCTTTCCAACAAGACCATGCCCGATGCCGATACCCTCGATTTTTTACAGAATTTACTCTATGGTAAAAAACCCTACTATCTATAA
- a CDS encoding tRNA(Met) cytidine acetate ligase, translating into MQTQAIICEYNPFHNGHAYQIQAGKKAAGSTHTLALMSGSVVQRGTFAVADKWLRARTALLSGADLVCELPFCYAAQSAEYFAAGAVKILNATGVCDTLCFGSEAGDLEALSDVAQSLAFETPAFRDALKAALGQGLAFPKARELAFKATKGEKSAFYLREPNNILGIEYLKALLRTHSTIRPVTIKRQGNAYHDTDAQSRFASATAIRQLLAAPGVSAPALAPLLPYDPSLLLSYMQKARVPWEESYAKALLSQIHSQDLSRFRTLPYMEKGLEFKLKKALEADSRYDSIVDTLTSKRAPKSRIRRILMALSMGFESADLSRFADPGFVPCLRVLGFNEKGRALLRAIHEQDGLPVITNTRANITRLNPDQRACFDFDARATDLYSLFCEKQYHYHRDYTQNPVIIAEKEAL; encoded by the coding sequence ATGCAAACCCAGGCCATCATCTGCGAATACAACCCCTTTCACAACGGCCACGCCTACCAGATACAGGCAGGAAAAAAGGCCGCCGGCAGCACCCATACCCTGGCGCTCATGAGCGGGAGCGTGGTCCAGCGGGGCACCTTTGCCGTAGCCGATAAATGGCTGCGCGCCCGCACCGCCCTGCTGTCCGGGGCCGATCTGGTCTGCGAGCTTCCCTTCTGTTACGCCGCCCAGAGCGCCGAGTACTTTGCCGCCGGCGCCGTCAAAATCCTAAACGCCACCGGCGTGTGCGACACCCTCTGTTTTGGCTCCGAGGCCGGCGACCTCGAGGCCCTGAGCGACGTGGCCCAGAGCCTCGCCTTTGAGACGCCCGCCTTCAGAGACGCCCTCAAGGCCGCCCTCGGCCAGGGCCTGGCCTTTCCAAAGGCCCGGGAGCTTGCTTTTAAAGCTACTAAAGGCGAAAAATCCGCATTTTATCTGCGGGAGCCCAACAATATTCTGGGTATAGAATATCTCAAAGCCCTGCTCCGCACCCACAGCACCATCCGGCCCGTCACCATAAAGCGGCAGGGAAACGCCTACCACGACACCGACGCCCAGAGCCGCTTTGCCAGCGCCACCGCCATCCGGCAGCTGCTGGCCGCGCCGGGCGTCAGCGCCCCGGCCCTGGCGCCCCTGCTGCCATACGATCCCAGCCTGCTCTTAAGCTATATGCAAAAAGCCCGCGTCCCCTGGGAGGAAAGCTACGCCAAGGCCCTGCTCAGCCAGATCCACTCCCAGGACCTCAGCCGCTTCAGAACTCTGCCCTACATGGAAAAAGGCCTCGAATTCAAGCTTAAAAAAGCCCTGGAGGCAGACAGCCGTTACGACAGCATTGTGGATACCCTCACCTCAAAACGCGCGCCCAAAAGCCGGATACGGCGTATTTTAATGGCTCTGTCCATGGGCTTTGAGTCCGCCGATCTCAGCCGCTTCGCAGACCCCGGCTTTGTGCCCTGCCTCCGGGTTCTGGGCTTTAACGAAAAAGGCCGGGCGCTGCTAAGGGCCATCCACGAGCAGGACGGCCTGCCCGTTATCACCAACACCCGCGCCAATATCACAAGGCTGAACCCCGACCAGCGCGCCTGCTTCGATTTCGACGCCCGCGCCACCGACCTGTACAGCCTGTTCTGTGAAAAGCAGTACCATTACCACCGCGACTACACCCAAAACCCTGTCATCATCGCCGAAAAGGAGGCCTTATGA